The Hordeum vulgare subsp. vulgare chromosome 7H, MorexV3_pseudomolecules_assembly, whole genome shotgun sequence DNA window CCGCCGGCGAGCAGGGAGCCGACGCTGCCGTGGCCTCCGAGGGAGGCGAGCTGCAGTCCCCACCGCCATCGTCAGGGTACTACGCGTCCTCGGAGGGTTCAGACGGGTACCTGACGGGTGCCGAGGAAGGGGAGAGCTCCCGCGCGGTGCCGGCGCTCCCACAGCCACCTGCACCTGCAGCGGCGGCGGTGTGGCCGCTGGCGTTCGGGTCGGCATCGCAGAAGGGGCAGGACGATGACGGGAAGATGATGGAGGACACCGTGTCGCTGCGCCCCTTCTTCTGCGCCTGGGTCGACGGCTCTCCCATGCACTTCTTCGCCGTCTTCGATGGCCACGGCGGACCCAGGGTAGGGTAACCTCCGCTCTCCTTGGCCATCCCCACGCGGAGTGCTCGACACATCTCTACGCCCTACCCTACGACACCGTGTGATTTGATTTGCTTCGTCCGTGGCGGTGCAGGTGTCGGCCCTGTGCAGGGACCAGATGCACGCCATCCTGGCGGAGGAGCTGGCGGTGGCGGCGACGGCATAccggaaggagcacccggagaaGGACGAAGAGGCGGAGCGTCGCGCGTGGGAGGCGGCGCTGAAGCGGAGCTTCGAGCGGGCGGACGCACTGGGGATGGGGCTGTCGGAATCGGGATGGCCCGTCGTGGGGTCGACTGCCGTGGTGGCGCTGGTGGTCGGCGGCAGCATCCTCGTGGCCAACTGCGGCGACTCCCGCGCCGTGCTCTGCCGCGCCGGTCATGCAATCCCGCTGTCCGAGGACCACAAGGTGAGATTAATCTCCTCTGGTGGTCCGCTCCGGTGATGGCGGACAGATTTTGAGCTTGACCGACGATCCGTTGATGCAGCTGGAGCGGGCGGACGAGAGGGCGCGCGTCAAGGCGGCCGGAGGCAAAGTGTGGCGCTCCAGCGACGAGCAGCTGCGCGTTGGGGGGCTTGCCATGTCGCGCGCTTTAGGTGCGTTACTATGTCGTTTCTTTGCTTCTTATTATGCACACGTTTCGTTTCAAAAGTAAATACTACTATGTCGATGCTTATAATTCATCAAGTGATTcgttttcaaaacttttggtcttaTATACATACACATAAGTTGAAAAGTGTCTCAGTTCAGTTTCTAGGAATTGCACCCCGCTAGGATTTGGTTTACCCAGCGGTTGAAAAAGATTGTTATTTTTCGGGGAAAAAAATATTCTCATTTGTTACGGTGTCCTTTCAGCCGTGATCATGCTTACAAAAAAATCCGGCCCTCCAGCAAATCTGACTGCCGGCCGTACTGGTGGTACTGCGGTCATGACTCGTGATGTTCTACGCATGACTACATTTTAAAAAGACAAACTCTCGAACATGGCGTTCAGCTAGGCTTTTGATCTCTTCAATTAGAGATCGGAGAGGCGATCTGTTCGTTGCGAGTGCTTTGAGCATCGCCACCGCCTCTGCACGGTCCGTCTCCACGATGATAGGCATCATGGTCCTATGTAGTGCAAGGTCGATGCTTTCTCTATAGGCTAAGAGCTCCGCTTCTAGCTAGCGCACTATCACATGTACGGATTTGCCTACAAGCGCTAAAGATGATATTCCCTCGATCATCACGGAGGACCATGCCGCTTCCCGCCGCTACTGTAGCTGCAACAAAGTTGTCGTCCATGTTGAGTCTGGCCAAGCCCGTAGCAGGGGGAGTCCAACAGGGCCGCTCCGGAGGCACCCTGCAGGACTTCTTCCTCGATGGGTTAGTGCAGACCACCATCTTCCCCTTCTCCATATTGGCCGTCGGATACTACTAGATACATAGCAAGGACTTGATGTAGCTCTGCAGGAACCGGCGACAAGACTCAGCCGGTGGTGGGGGCTTGTCATGGGAAACCTTATTCCGCACATGCCACACCCTCCACATGGTCATGAGAACCACCAGCCTTGACGTCTCGTCCAGGGGTTCCAGCAGTGTGAAGAGACACTCCGGACTTGTGTCACAAATGGCCTCCACCTTGGGTATTGTTCCAGTCCAGCGCCATGAGCCTTCATAGATCCTTCGCTAGTGGGCACCTGCAGAGCGCGTGGAAGCCTTCCTCGCGTTCAACACCACATAGGGGACAAACATCAGTCACCTCAAGATGTCATGAAGCTTTATTGGTCCAAGTGGCAAGAGAATTCGTGAGGACCCTCCATGCAAAAATGCGTACCTTTAGGGGAGCAGGGCACCCTCATATGATCTTCCAAATGGCGCGACGACCATCAGGTGCCCTGCTCGTGGCGGTGGCCAATGGACGCTCGCGCTCGTCCATTGCTAGGCGGTACACGGATCGAACGGTGAAGATACCGTTCTTCTCCGGTGCCTAGGCAATGATATCCTCTATGATGCATGGTGAAGTCCTGGTGGAGGTGATGACGACCAAGTCCGCCGGCAAGAAGTGTCGCTGGAGTACGACAGTAGGCCAGGAACCATTAGCGTCGAGGAGCTCAGCCACCCCTCGTATACGGCAGGTCACCTGCAGAGTGATGGGGCGGTAGGAGGGTTCTCACGGCAGCCAATGATCTCGCCACACGCGGATGTCCTTGTGGTTGCCGACTCGCTAGACGATGCCCTTTTTAGGAGCTCGGGGCCGTGCTGGATAGCCTACCAGGCCGGGGAAGCGTTCCCCGAGAACACCGTGTCCTCAAGGCAACCATCATGGTAGTAGCGAGCCTTTAAAACCTGCGCACATAAATTGGTAGGTTTAGTAAGCAGGCCCTCGCCAGGAGGGCCTGGTTCAAAAGGAGAAAGTCTCTAAACCCCAAGCCCACCTTGCATTTCTGAGCCTCGATCTTCAGCCAAGCCAGCCAGTGCGTCTTCCTTTTCCCCTCGGAGGCACCTTAGTAGAAGTTGCAAACCATCCTATTCAGGTCATCACACAATGACATACGGAGCTTAAATATGCCCATGATATATGTGGGACTAGCTTGAGCAACTGCTTTGATCATGGTTTCCTTGCCAGCCAAAGATAGGGTGTCCCCCCAAGCTATGATCCTCTTCAGTAAATGAGATTGCAGATTCTGGAATTTACCTCTCGGCATGCCTCCTTCGGGCGTTGGGAGCCTAAGATATTTCTCCTCAAATGTAACAGTGCCAATGTTCAGACTTGTTCGCACATCATCTTGTTTTCCCAAGTCACATGTCGAACCAAACATAGCActgcatttggcggggttgatgaATTGTCCCATGGCCTTCGAGTATGTATTTAGCACATCCTTGACAATGAGGGATTCTTCCTGATCAGCCTTAAAAAATAGTAATGTATCATCGGCAAACAGTAAATGAGACACACCTGGGGCTCTGTGGCACACTTTTAGCAGTGTGAGATCACCTTTTTCCTCACTTTCTTTTAGTAGAGCAGATAGCCCGTCAACCACAAACAGAAATAAGAATGAGGACAGAGGATCACCTTGCTGCAGCCCTCGCGATGGTGCAAACGATTCCAGAAGGCTTCCATTAAATTTCACTTTATATCTTACCGAGGTGACGCAAGCCATAATCCAGTCCACCCATCGGCGAGCGAAATCCATCTTTGGCATCATTCGCTCCAAGAAGATCTAGACCACCCTATCATATGCTTTGGAGAAGTCCAGCGTGTACGCAAAGAAACTCTTGCTTGGGTCCTTCTCCTTTTGAATAGAATGGAAGAACTCAAAAGTAGTCAACACATTATTAGTGATCATACAACCAGGAACAAAGGCGCTCTGCTCCGGTGAAATGATATCATCCAGTATAGGCCTCAGACGGTTTACCAGACATTTAGCCACCACCTTGTATATGACATTACATAGGCTGATAGGGCAAAACTCCGCGAGTCTCTCGGGATTATCCACCTTTGGGATCAGAACAATAGAGTTGTTGTTCAACCCCTCGGGCATAATTCCTGGCCAAAAGAATTTTTTAAACCCGTTTGTTACCTGGACTTCCATCACATCCAATTACGCTGGAAAAAGCGGGCAGGAAAGCCATCAGGGCCCGACGCCTTCAGTGGTCCAATCTGAAACGGAGCATCGGCAATTTCCTTATGAGAGAAATCTGCACACAATCCATCATTCATGTGGTTAGACACTCGACGGTTAATAAGATTAATTACTGGATCCGCATCGAGGGAAGGGTCAGCAGCAAAGAGTTTGGCAAAGTATGTTGTAGCCATGCCCACAGTGGAATCATGCTCCTGATGTGCAGCGCAGTCATCATCAATGAGGACTTTTATGTGTTTTTTCGTGCTCTCCACACAGCCTTCCAATGGAAAAACTTGGTATTGCGGTCGCCTTCCCACAGCAAAGCGATATGTGATCGCTGCATCCACAACATCTCCTCTCTATAAAGCAGTTCGTTCATTCTGTCGGTGTCTTTCCGTATCTCTTTCCTTTCTGTAGACATAAGCTCCTTGAGGCAAGCGCATGATTTGTTAATATCCTTAATAACATTACCAAAAATTTTGGGACTCCATGCTTGCAACTTCTTCAACACATTCCCAAGAACACTTGCAACATCACCTAAGTGCAGCAATGCACCCAGTTCAATCTATTCATTCATTATTACCTAGGGAGGGAGGGGTCCCATTCCCACATGACCTCGTATTGACGACACCGTCTTCCTTCTTGATGGTGTGGTTCCTCCGGCGCGCACTTGAGAATGATGGCCAGGTGGTCGAAGCTCGGGGCCACCAAGTGCTCCACCCTAGCATGGCCGAACACGTCCCTCCAAGCGTTTTTAGCCACAACCCGGTCGAGGCGAACCTTGTCATTTGTGCGGCCTCCACGATGGTTGTCAACTGTATAGGGAAGGACTGCAAAACTAAGATCGTCTAAACCACAGACTTCAAGAACATCTCGAATATCAATCATCTGACCTACAGAGCGCGGGTGTTGGAGAAGTGCTCAAAACTCTACATCGCTTCGTTGAAGTCACCCATCACTACCCACGGCATACatgcatgttgatggagattccgTAGCAGTGCCCACATGTGATGACAATCCTCCAGCCAAGGTTCACCATAGACACAAGTAAGCCTCCAGGGGGGCTCACCCTCCACTCTAGTCACGTACGCATGAATATATCGTTCATTTGTTACTTTTACATCAAGATTGAATGACTCATCCCAGTATAGGGCAAGACCACCACTAAGACCTTTACAATCAAAAGCATCAAATCCTCTCAAAGGTAAACGAGCACACGATCGCTTAATTTTACTTTTTGGCTGCCTAGTTTCACAAAAAACGATACTAGGGGAATGAGCTTGGACTAAGCTCACAAGATTAcgaactgtccgagggttccctcCCCCTCGACAGTTCGAGTTTAGGATATTCATTGCTCCTAACGGGGCGCCGCCGGCCCTATCAGTTCGTCAGCGGCGCCTAGGCCGACTTCCTCCTGTGTGTAAGACCTGTCCACCATGTCCTGGTCTGTCATCCCATCTCCAACATGAGTGTGCTACCCATCCAGCGATACAGTAGTCCTGCATTTCTTTGGAGTGCCTGAAATCACACAATCATTAGAGTTTGTTGTGTTGCGGTAAACCACCAGTGCTTGCCAACCACCATCTCCACCTGTGCTAGCAATCTGGACCCTGTCGTTGCATGCTTTGCGAGGGTTGACACCTCGTGTGATATGACTACATCATCTATGCTCAGATCATGGGATAAGTTATGTATGGGACGGATCATATCTGAAGTTTGTGGGAGTGACTCCTCAGCCATATCCACGCCCGCTTGAAGTTGTGTTGAAATCTGGATCCTGGGAGCATTGTCGCCAGCACCTGTATTTGCAGTATCTGTGCTGGTCCGAGGCATCACCAGCATCTTTGCGGCAAGCATCTCATCAACGACTCGGTTTCCGGTGTTGTGGTCAGGTTTGTCCTTTGGGCGCCGCACCGAGCTACCGTCTGACCTGCGCACCCCATTCCACCTCTTCCATGACGTGTAGAACCTATCCTCTCCAAGGAGAAATCACGTCCCCTAAAGGTCGTTGTGTTAGCCTTGGCTTTTACAATTCCGGTCTGTCTACCGAATCGTCGTGGCAGTGTGCAACGGAGCTTGCCACTGAATTtgcgagaaggagctcctccactACCCCTTCTGCCAGAGGATTTCTCCTCGTGCCCGAGCCGCATGAGTAACAAATATTCGACAGCTTTTCACACTAGATCTAGAACTCAATTTTTGTCCTGTGCTCCTTCAGCGTGGCAAACATGGCGATTGTAGTCTCCAACATACGGTTGACTAGGATCGCCACTCTAACACGAACATAGTTGCCCGTATCCCCATCCAGCTCAGTTTGCAGGATGGTACCCAGGATGACACACAACGCACGAACCATGGCCTCGGTCCTCCAGCTCATGGGCACATTCAGGATAGCACCCATATTATCATCGTGTTCAGGGTGTAGTTAGAAACATTCCTCATACCATCGTATGCCTCGATGAGCAGCAGATCATGCTCCTACTGCCATGGCCCTCCTTGGAGGACACGAGCAATGTTTGCCTTACCGCCAAAGTGTACCAAGTACTTGTGGTCTCCCTCATAAGCATAGTCAAAAACCTCCTTGAACCTCATCCTCCCACAATGTTCTCAGACAGAGTAAAAGGGAACGTCTGCTCCAGGGAGTACACAAGCATGATCACAGCTCACGGGTGTTCAGGATGTTGTAGGATACCTTCTTCCTCAAGCTCCACCTCCACCAGCCCTGCGTTGTCCTCAGGGTCCTCCCTGAAGGAGGTTTCCTCCTGTCCTTCTCCATTCTGGTCTCCGCTTTCGTGCTCTGTCGGCGACGAGCCTATCGACTCTTTTGTTTCGAGTTGATCCCAGACCACTAGCTTTGCAGCCTTGGATTTACTCGTGTGGCCACTTTAGATCCCCGAAGGGAGGCTTCGGGGGAGCAGCATCCACAGAGGGAGCCCCATATGCGCCCCAACCCACCTCCAATTTCACATTGGAAGCCACTAGCGACTTGCCCGAGTTCTGCGAGGCCGCTGACATGCTTGTCGGCAAGAGATCAGATTGGGGGCGTAGACTCTCTCAGGCGAATTGATATGTCCTCGATGTCCTTGTGGTTGCCGACTCGCTAGACGATGCCCTTTTTAGGAGCTCGGGGCCGTGCTGGATAGCCTACCAGGCCGGGGAAGCGTTCCCCGAGAACACCGTGTCCTCAAGGCAACCATCATGGTAGTAGCGAGCCTTTAAAACCTGCGCACATAAATTGGTAGGTTTAGTAAGCAGGCCCTCGCCAGGAGGGCCTGGTTCAAAAGGAGAAAGTCTCTAAACCCCAAGCCCACCTTGCATTTCTGAGCCTCGATCTTCAGCCAAGCCAGCCAGTGCGTCTTCCTTTTCCCCTCGGAGGCACCTTAGTAGAAGTTGCAAACCATCCTATTCAGGTCATCACACAATGACATACGGAGCTTAAATATGCCCATGATATATGTGGGACTAGCTTGAGCAACTGCTTTGATCATGGTTTCCTTGCCAGCCAAAGATAGGGTGTCCCCCCAAGCTATGATCCTCTTCAGTAAATGAGATTGCAGATTCTGGAATTTACCTCTCGGCATGCCTCCTTCGGGCGTTGGGAGCCTAAGATATTTCTCCTCAAATGTAACAGTGCCAATGTTCAGACTTGTTCGCACATCATCTTGTTTTCCCAAGTCACATGTCGAACCAAACATAGCActgcatttggcggggttgatgaATTGTCCCATGGCCTTCGAGTATGTATTTAGCACATCCTTGACAATGAGGGATTCTTCCTGATCAGCCTTAAAAAATAGTAATGTATCATCGGCAAACAGTAAATGAGACACACCTGGGGCTCTGTGGCACACTTTTAGCAGTGTGAGATCACCTTTTTCCTCACTTTCTTTTAGTAGAGCAGATAGCCCGTCAACCACAAACAGAAATAAGAATGAGGACAGAGGATCACCTTGCTGCAGCCCTCGCGATGGTGCAAACGATTCCAGAAGGCTTCCATTAAATTTCACTTTATATCTTACCGAGGTGACGCAAGCCATAATCCAGTCCACCCATCGGCGAGCGAAATCCATCTTTGGCATCATTCGCTCCAAGAAGATCTAGACCACCCTATCATATGCTTTGGAGAAGTCCAGCGTGTACGCAAAGAAACTCTTGCTTGGGTCCTTCTCCTTTTGAATAGAATGGAAGAACTCAAAAGTAGTCAACACATTATTAGTGATCATACAACCAGGAACAAAGGCGCTCTGCTCCGGTGAAATGATATCATCCAGTATAGGCCTCAGACGGTTTACCAGACATTTAGCCACCACCTTGTATATGACATTACATAGGCTGATAGGGCAAAACTCCGCGAGTCTCTCGGGATTATCCACCTTTGGGATCAGAACAATAGAGTTGTTGTTCAACCCCTCGGGCATAATTCCTGGCCAAAAGAATTTTTTAAACCCGTTTGTTACCTGGACTTCCATCACATCCAATTACGCTGGAAAAAGCGGGCAGGAAAGCCATCAGGGCCCGACGCCTTCAGTGGTCCAATCTGAAACGG harbors:
- the LOC123413179 gene encoding probable protein phosphatase 2C 37; the protein is MGNGGLNNVPAAGEQGADAAVASEGGELQSPPPSSGYYASSEGSDGYLTGAEEGESSRAVPALPQPPAPAAAAVWPLAFGSASQKGQDDDGKMMEDTVSLRPFFCAWVDGSPMHFFAVFDGHGGPRVSALCRDQMHAILAEELAVAATAYRKEHPEKDEEAERRAWEAALKRSFERADALGMGLSESGWPVVGSTAVVALVVGGSILVANCGDSRAVLCRAGHAIPLSEDHKLERADERARVKAAGGKVWRSSDEQLRVGGLAMSRALGHRLLKPAVICEPDITMTTRSEDDDCMILASDGLWDVIENQKACNVVSNCLAIEHQGAPGGGAPIGQEEEVGCVHAASLLMNMAIHGKSPDDISVVVLDLKARG